From Toxorhynchites rutilus septentrionalis strain SRP chromosome 2, ASM2978413v1, whole genome shotgun sequence, a single genomic window includes:
- the LOC129769798 gene encoding uncharacterized protein K02A2.6-like produces MEGQQNQPPNRHPQFRQQQLPSQAVPPGLNPGNSPPGHQQQYHQQPIFTQGMTADSVIVQILQHLQQQQAVTNQLLQQQREGTHQQQEFLQQQEALFRNAMSSINVSVPPNPEAILDSLAGNIKEFQFDPENHCTFAAWYARYEDLFAEDAHRLDDDAKVRLLLRRLGTKEHYRYVSYILPSTPKDFTFDVTVQKLTALFGTTESMVKKRYSTLTIAKTPTEDYVTFACRVNKMCVEFELKKMSEQQFKCLMFVCGLKGECDADVRTRLLVKIESNDDVTLEAMIDECQRLINLKNDTAMIEGPSGQVQAIKGGSHHHQRKFQKRSTERWKGSLVPEEVKKIPATPCWNCGAMHYSKHCSFRNHRCNECRQFGHKEGYCSTTKRSSKPVKQRNRKVSTKTIALSVGNVQSKRRFVQVEINGVPVRLQLDTASDITIVSEQVWKQLGQPTTVPATQIAKSASGEQLDLQYEFACEVSFNGSAQQGRIFVSKCSLNLLGIDFIDKFDLWSLPMDNFCNHISGVPVDVNSLQKAYPKLFSNTLGLCNKAKVKLVLKESCRPVFRPRRPVSYAMLPTVDEELDRLERLNIISPVNYSEWAAPIVVVRKANGSIRICGDYSTGLNERLQSHQYPLPLPQDIFSKLAGCIVFSTIDLSDAFLQMEVDESSRRMLTINTHRGLYEYNRLPPGVKAAPGAFQQIIDTMLGGLSDTSGYLDDVIVGGKNAEEHQRNLHAVLQRIQKYGFTIRPEKCSFAKPQIRYLGFLLDRHGIRPDPAKIAAIMNMAPPQDLTGVRSFLGAINYYGKFVPSMRTIRYPLDELLKSSTSFIWTPECQQTFDKFKEILSSELLLTHYNPEQEIIVSADASSVGVGATISHKFPDGKVKVIQHASRALNAAEQRYSQPDREGLAIVFAVTKFHKFIFGRRFQLQTDHAPLLRIFGSKKGIPVYTANRLQRWALTLLNYDFSMEYVPTDKFGNADVLSRLINHHAKPDEDFVVACTNLEDDLRSVAISSVSCLPLSFSMVQQATKTDPVLRKIHRFIRNGWPTSKSETQDIELRRFHDRPGLHHVRGQVGDPLHLPKKVLGSTPQGPSRDASNESSRTQLCVLAGIG; encoded by the coding sequence ATGGAGGGTCAACAGAATCAGCCTCCGAATAGACACCCACAGTTTCGTCAACAGCAGCTTCCTTCCCAAGCGGTGCCACCAGGTCTGAATCCGGGAAACAGTCCACCCGGTCATCAACAGCAGTACCATCAGCAGCCGATTTTTACCCAGGGAATGACGGCGGATAGTGTCATCGTACAAATTTTGCAACACCTTCAGCAGCAACAGGCAGTAACAAACCAGCTTCTCCAGCAGCAGCGTGAAGGCACACATCAACAGCAGGAGTTCCTGCAACAGCAGGAAGCGCTTTTCCGGAATGCGATGTCATCAATCAACGTCAGCGTTCCCCCTAATCCagaagccatcttggattcgCTAGCTGGGAACATCAAAGAGTTCCAGTTTGATCCTGAGAACCACTGTACTTTCGCTGCCTGGTACGCTCGATACGAGGACCTCTTCGCCGAGGATGCACACAgactggatgacgatgctaaagtgAGGTTACTTCTGCGCCGCCTGGGAACCAAAGAGCACTACAGATACGTGAGCTACATATTACCAAGTACGCCGAAGGATTTCACGTTCGACGTAACGGTTCAGAAGCTTACAGCACTATTCGGGACCACAGAATCAATGGTGAAGAAACGCTACAGTACGCTCACCATCGCTAAAACCCCGACTGAAGATTACGTCACTTTCGCGTGTCGGGTAAACAAAATGTGCGTAGAATTCGAGCTGAAGAAGATGTCCGAGCAACAATTTAAGTGCCTAATGTTCGTTTGTGGTCTCAAGGGTGAGTGTGACGCCGATGTACGTACCAGGCTGTTGGTGAAGATTGAGAGCAACGATGATGTCACCCTAGAGGCGATGATTGATGAATGTCAGCGGCTGATCAATCTAAAGAACGATACAGCGATGATTGAAGGTCCATCCGGACAGGTGCAAGCAATCAAAGGAGGTTCACATCATCATCAGAGGAAGTTCCAGAAGCGGTCAACAGAACGATGGAAAGGTTCTCTAGTGCCGGAAGAGGTGAAGAAGATTCCTGCGACTCCGTGCTGGAACTGTGGTGCGATGCACTACTCGAAGCATTGCAGTTTCCGCAACCACAGATGCAACGAATGTAGGCAGTTTGGCCATAAGGAGGGCTACTGTTCAACAACGAAACGTTCGTCCAAACCAGTGAAGCAGCGCAACAGGAAGGTTTCTACCAAAACCATCGCACTTTCCGTGGGCAACGTCCAGAGCAAGCGACGGTTCGTGCAGGTAGAAATCAATGGTGTTCCAGTGCGCCTACAATTGGATACGGCATCGGATATCACAATTGTGTCCGAGCAGGTCTGGAAGCAGCTGGGTCAGCCAACAACGGTGCCGGCAACACAGATCGCAAAGTCAGCGTCGGGTGAACAACTCGATCTGCAGTACGAGTTTGCATGTGAGGTATCATTCAACGGGTCAGCGCAGCAGGGCAGGATTTTCGTCTCCAAGTGTTCGCTCAACCTACTGGGCATCGACTTCATCGACAAATTCGATCTTTGGTCACTACCGATGGACAATTTCTGCAACCATATCAGTGGTGTACCTGTAGATGTAAATTCATTGCAGAAGGCGTACCCGAAGTTATTCAGCAATACATTGGGGCTGTGCAATAAGGCCAAAGTCAAGCTAGTTTTAAAGGAATCCTGTCGACCAGTTTTCCGCCCTCGTCGACCAGTTTCCTATGCTATGCTACCAACAGTTGACGAAGAGCTCGATCGTCTGGAACGGTTGAATATTATTTCACCTGTAAATTACTCCGAGTGGGCGGCTCCAATAGTGGTTGTTAGGAAGGCGAACGGCAGCATACGCATTTGTGGGGACTACTCCACTGGGCTCAACGAGCGGCTCCAATCTCATCAATATCCGCTCCCGCTTCCACAGGACATTTTCTCCAAACTGGCCGGTTGCATCGTGTTCAGCACAATCGATTTGTCTGATGCTTTCCTGCAGATGGAAGTCGATGAGAGTTCACGCCGTATGCTCACAATAAACACGCACCGGGGGTTGTATGAATACAACAGATTACCACCCGGAGTGAAGGCAGCACCAGGGGCATTTCAGCAGATAATTGATACCATGCTGGGCGGACTTTCGGATACCTCTGGCTACTTGGACGATGTTATCGTCGGAGGCAAGAATGCTGAAGAGCACCAACGAAATCTGCACGCCGTTTTACAGCGGATTCAAAAGTACGGTTTCACCATACGTCCTGAGAAGTGCTCATTTGCGAAGCCACAGATTCGGTACTTGGGATTTCTGTTAGATCGTCATGGCATCCGCCCGGATCCAGCAAAAATTGCAGCCATCATGAATATGGCGCCACCACAGGACTTGACCGGAGTGCGTTCCTTCCTGGGGGCAATAAACTATTACGGGAAGTTCGTCCCAAGCATGAGAACTATCCGTTATCCGTTGGATGAACTTCTCAAGAGCAGCACATCATTCATCTGGACTCCGGAATGCCAGCAGACGTTCGACAAATTCAAGGAAATATTGTCCTCCGAACTCCTGCTCACCCATTACAACCCGGAACAGGAAATTATAGTATCAGCCGACGCATCATCAGTCGGAGTAGGAGCAACGATAAGCCATAAATTTCCTGACGGCAAGGTCAAGGTTATCCAGCATGCTTCTCGGGCACTCAACGCTGCCGAACAACGATACTCCCAGCCGGATCGTGAAGGTCTTGCGATAGTGTTTGCGGTAACCAAATTCCATAAGTTCATATTTGGAAGGAGGTTCCAGCTTCAAACAGACCATGCACCGCTTCTACGTATTTTCGGGTCCAAAAAGGGGATACCGGTTTACACGGCCAACCGGCTCCAACGTTGGGCCTTAACATTGCTTAATTACGACTTTTCCATGGAATACGTCCCGACCGACAAATTTGGAAATGCTGACGTGTTGTCCAGGCTCATCAACCATCATGCCAAGCCGGACGAGGATTTCGTCGTAGCGTGCACCAACTTAGAAGATGATTTGAGGTCAGTAGCGATAAGTAGCGTCAGTTGTTTACCTCTCAGTTTCAGTATGGTACAACAAGCAACCAAAACCGATCCAGTACTGCGGAAGATTCAC